TTGGTTGTGTGGAACCACTGTCTATAATTGAATTAAGTAGgtttaaagaatcatttttttgagtgtgctATACTATACTTACTATAAGTAAAGTGAAGAAAAAGATAGATACAACAGATGCCAATGCAAGTTTGGTGCGTGGCCTCCAAAAACTTACCAGTGTCAAAGAAGAGATTTGCTTCAATGCAGCATTtgcggtaacactttacaatacgggtgcaaaaatatgcattaattcatgcttaactaattaaaaagttaatatgtaactcatgaagaacttaaccatttattaataattactgaattaacaacaaataaacatataattcATAGATTACGtaatcaataaaatgttattagatAAATGTCATAATATATTATTctataataaacatattatattatctaatagtgtaaattcatgtgttaattaccaTAATGGGTTGAAACTATGCAATTCAACTTCTAGTTGCATGCCTTGATTAATCAtcagctaatgatttgcaaagatatcattatgttatgactttacttgttgaggcacatgacttGCTAATTCTAAACCCATAACCACAAtaacatattacttaacaattactTAATAATTATGTGACCCAACAAgtgaagtcataacataatgatacatttgcaaatcattaggtaataattcattaaagcagacaactggaagctGCAGTACATAGTTTTGACCATTGTGGTTATTAATGAATTTACATTAatagttaatataatatgttattaggaaactaatacattatgacacatttaactaataaaaatgtatttattacttaatctatgaatcagaatgttcattagttgcagatgtaataatcaaaaataaatggtttagttcttcatgaattatgcattaactcatgattatctgtgcattagttaagcataaattaatgcatatttgtgcacccatattgtaaagtgttaccgcaTTTGCTCACATTACAGAAAGAAACTgagcatatatttatataatacctTACTTTTATGCTTTGTTTGTGGATAAGGAATTTTATGCATCCTCTGCAGTCAAGCAGGTTCAGTGTCTCCCATAAGACAATCTCCTGCACTTCTGTTGCTTTCCACTTTTTCTATTAGCAATCTCCACATCTTCCTTCAGTGACCATGAACCAGACACATGTTGTAGATCTATCAGTTTGTCTGAAGAGAAGAATTGGCATTGAAATTGATGAATGTACCTTTATCACAGAAAAAGTCATGTAGATGTTCTCGTCAGCCTTGTTTAACATAATCCTGAAATTCTAGGTCTTTATATTCAGTCCATTTTCCATAAACAATAGCTGAGATGATGTTGGAGCCAGCATAATTGATCAGCTGGGTCATATCAAATAGATTTCCTAGACATATGAAAACACCTTTaggtcaaaagaaaaaaaaaaaaaatatatatatatatatatatatatgtttaaaaatgttcacattCAATTTCCACCAGTCTAGTTGTCTTCTACGATGTGTGGATGGAAAGGTGTTGTCATCCATATACCTGcaatttgttttttcatgtgCACAATGAGTTATTTCTGACACCATGTTTCAGTATATAGTTTCTGTATTATAAAATCACGTCACATGGACATGTTACAACATGCCTGTCGCTTTACAGTGTGCTGTTTAGAGAACATGCTGTACCATTTCactaaaaatatacaaagaGTTCATGAAACAAGACCACATATTTGTAccagatgagaaaaaaaaacaaacaaataaaagtaaaataaaaaaaggacgTTCAGCAGGTAAACACTTTGCAAACTAATATTTgcaaaatgagtaaaatattacaaaaagcaGCATGATTCCCACTGTTAAACAATGCACAACTCAGATCACTTTTTCCAGTGCTGTTTAGCATAAACACAGTTTCACACCAGAGATCAGGCTGATCTGTCCTGTTTTTGACATCAGTGACAATAAACGTCTCATATGGAGGAATCAGTACCTCTTTCTCCTCAGGATACTTTGAATATTTTGTCAGATCAGCACCTTCACAAGTGTAGATTTcaaaacaagatacatttccAAATCCCTGTATTACTTTACGATCAAGAGAGGAGGATGAGAACGAGCTCAATCGAACCTCTATGCTCTGAACATCAAATTTAACATTTGTACCACGATAAGTTACATAGCAtctattttgtgttttcttcagAGTCTGTATCGCTTCTGTTAACAGAAAGTGAAGTGAATACCATTTGAATGCACCTTCTTCGTATTTCTGTTTGTCAGTGCGAGTGGCGCTAGTGAAATTACTGTATACTGTAGAGTCTTTGTTAGTGTACACGTAAATAGCGATTGAATGATTCTGTGTCAAGCTGCCTTCTGCTTTCTTGGCATTCTCTTCACCTTCTTGCCAAGCTTTATTAAATTCAGCTGAGGCAGATCTTTCCTGCTCTAGATAGTAGTTCTCCACCTTGTCTTCCATTTCATTTTCACAGCCCTTATATTGGTCATCAACAGAATTTGGTGCCATATCTAATGGAAATGTGTTttcaacagcagcagcagctctgTGATCCTGCAGCAACAGAAATCATGATCATTCATCAGTATTCATGTTTGTAATATTCATACAAGAACACAAGCCTACCTGTCCTAGAGCAGCTAAAATGAGAAGTGCTTCAATGATAAGCAGCATTTTCATTCAGTCAAATCCTTCTGATGATTTAGTAAATCTACAGTGAAGTGCAGATGCTGAAAGTCAAGCAGAAACAACAGGGTTTAACAAATACAAAAGATAACTGCAATAAGAAAATATACATACCAACATGTcagttttaaattcatattcatTCTAGTAGcagaactattttaaaaatctcttACATAGTGTTTTGTTGACTTTCTTTTACCTTAACGGCAAACTTACGTGAGAATACTGTTGTCTCCTCttgttctgttttcttttcGTTGTTTTTCCAAGCGCTCAGCAGCAATAATGAGAGAAGAACTTAAGAAAAGTCAGTCACTCACAGCCAGATGCCAATTCAAACTAAGTGAAGAGGAAAGCGGCTTTTGTATATCGCAAACGTCATCTTGATGCATGGTGCATTTAAAAGGTTTTGCTTATCTGACCTTGGCCCAACTCCAAGAAGCCTCTCAAGTTCAGAAAACTCCTGGAGATTTAGCAAGAAAGCAATCCTCTCTGAAATTGTTCGGGAATGTGATATAAAGATTCTAAGATACGTAATCTTTTGCATGATTTCAAAAGATAGAGTTCCAAAAACTTAAGTGATACGACAGAACTAAAACACACCACTTTGTTTAGAACATCATCACATTCAGATTTACTGCCACAAAAAGTGAAATTGcatttgaagagttcatttgcaaaaacagataactcgaATGTTCTCCCCCTTTGCGTGAAACGCTATGGGGAAAACTCCTGTTTTACTTTGTACTGAGGCCTGATTTGTTCACGTTTGTGTTGCTGCAAAACCAAAGGCACTTTAGCCCGCCAGAAAGGGCGGAGCATGTCACAAAGACTAGGCTTGCAGAGTGGATAGTTCTTCATCTGCACATTGCGCAGCGTGATTGGATGTGTTTCCTATACTGTTTCTCGCAACAGGAGAGACCGTTCGAAAGGGAACGCTCCGGTTACTATCATAAGCTTAGTTTCCTGAGATAAGGGAACAAGCGTTGCGTCACTTGCCGTGCTATAAGCTGCATTTGAATCAATGACTGTCACTTTAGTCGAATGATCTGATGAATGGCACTACAAACCAACTTATATAGTGGTCGCCTCTGCCCTTTCTGGTGAGCTAAAGCACCAGTGGTTTGTGCAGCtacacaaacatgaacaaatcaGGCTTCAGTACGGAGTAAAACAGGAGTTTTCCCCATAGCATTTCACGCAACGCTCGTTCCcttatctcagggaaccgaggttacgaTAGTAACCGGagcgttttttttattgtgttatgttTTATTGGGTTAGTTAACTGTATTTTGagttattatttaatcaaaacaacccaactgcagtttgattgatattactttgaatgctgaaaaataaacatgattttttttttttaagttttaaaaatagaattatcCATTATTGCAAATGAACTTTtcatttggtttttgttttcttctcacttctattaacaaaaaaagttatgtgAATTCCATACAagccatttttgtgtgtttgttgaacTCTCCATAGACTTGTACACGTATATAGTGACTTAATGATTCATTGTCAAATTTCTAGCACATTTTTGgcattattcttttttatttcattctttaGATATTCTTCATTTTCACCAGGTGTACTTTGTATAATCGTCATTTACTGGTCATCAAGAAAAGGCCAAAAAAGTCTGTTATTCCAATAATATTCcaataaaaagcatttgtacATTGcaaattgtttgtgtgtgtgtgtttctgataTAATAGACAATGACCAAATTTCAAAGTAAAATTTATAAGgaatatatcaataataataaaaaaaaaattaaaaaaaaaaaaaaaatcaggactatgttattaaaaagttaaaatacaattaccagcaggtggtgctgtAACTACTTACTAAGTACTAACCACTTACTAAGTTAGATAGGCTTACAGAACTAAAAAGACTGTTCCTATTGTACAGGTTGCACAAAATCAATTTACCTTCAATAATCCACATCATTAAACATTCTAAATCTGCAGATATAAAATGATGTCAGCTGTTATTGCCAATATAAAGAAACAtggtataaattaataattcattatatCAAACCAGCCTCTATCATTGCACATTTAAGGCTAACAGAGCTACACAGAACAAAATAAGTTTTcacatatgtgatcctggaccacaaaaccagtcataaggatactttaaggatattttttaaaactgagatttatacatctaaaagccaaataaataagctttccattgatgtatgttagaataggacaatatttggccgagaaacaactatttaaaaatcttaaatcgagggtgcaaaaaaataaataaataaataataaaaaaaaataaataaataaaaaaaaataaataaaaataaaaaaaataaatcgcctttaaagtgtccaaatgaagttcttctCAATGCACATTACcaaacaaaaatgaagttttgatatatttacagcaggaaatttataaataaaatattaaaatatcttcaaggatcataatctttacttactatcctaatgatttttggcataaaa
The window above is part of the Labeo rohita strain BAU-BD-2019 unplaced genomic scaffold, IGBB_LRoh.1.0 scaffold_1570, whole genome shotgun sequence genome. Proteins encoded here:
- the LOC127158568 gene encoding ecto-ADP-ribosyltransferase 5-like — translated: MKMLLIIEALLILAALGQDHRAAAAVENTFPLDMAPNSVDDQYKGCENEMEDKVENYYLEQERSASAEFNKAWQEGEENAKKAEGSLTQNHSIAIYVYTNKDSTVYSNFTSATRTDKQKYEEGAFKWYSLHFLLTEAIQTLKKTQNRCYVTYRGTNVKFDVQSIEVRLSSFSSSSLDRKVIQGFGNVSCFEIYTCEGADLTKYSKYPEEKEVLIPPYETFIVTDVKNRTDQPDLWCETVFMLNSTGKSDLSCALFNSGNHAAFCNILLILQILVCKVFTC